One stretch of Thiovulum sp. ES DNA includes these proteins:
- a CDS encoding molybdenum ABC transporter, periplasmic molybdate-binding protein (TIGRFAM: molybdenum ABC transporter, periplasmic molybdate-binding protein), with translation MRYFLIFTLLFFSACSNSQNSDEVAKEENRVIRVAVAANVSFAIIELSKEFKKDFPNTDLQITLGSSGKLSAQIINKAPFDIFMSANTNYPEKLFAEGIGLKKPKIYANGSLVLLSMTERDFSNGFQIFETEKFNKIAIANPKTAPYGFASVEVLQNLGLFQKLEDKFVYGESIGQTFTYATKVTDIGFVAKSQLFGEDFRDLIEGKNWFEIPPHLYSPISQGALVLTENGKDFYNFLLSEKGKKVLKDFGYSF, from the coding sequence ATGAGATATTTTTTAATTTTTACACTTTTGTTTTTTTCGGCTTGTAGTAATTCTCAAAATAGCGATGAGGTCGCAAAAGAAGAAAATCGTGTAATTCGTGTAGCAGTTGCTGCGAATGTCTCTTTTGCAATTATCGAACTCTCCAAAGAGTTTAAAAAAGATTTTCCAAATACTGACTTGCAAATCACTCTCGGAAGTAGTGGAAAACTTTCAGCACAAATTATAAATAAAGCACCCTTTGATATTTTTATGAGTGCAAACACAAATTATCCAGAAAAGCTTTTTGCCGAGGGAATTGGTCTCAAAAAACCAAAAATTTATGCAAATGGGAGTCTTGTTCTTTTGTCAATGACCGAAAGAGATTTTTCAAATGGATTCCAAATTTTCGAGACTGAGAAATTTAATAAAATTGCGATCGCAAATCCAAAAACTGCACCTTACGGTTTTGCTTCAGTCGAGGTTTTACAAAATTTAGGACTTTTCCAAAAACTAGAAGATAAATTTGTATATGGTGAATCAATCGGACAAACTTTCACTTATGCTACAAAAGTTACAGACATTGGATTTGTCGCAAAGTCTCAACTTTTTGGTGAAGATTTTCGCGACCTCATCGAGGGTAAAAATTGGTTTGAAATTCCACCACATTTATATTCTCCGATTTCTCAAGGTGCTTTAGTTTTAACTGAGAACGGAAAAGATTTTTATAATTTTCTTTTAAGTGAAAAAGGGAAAAAA